Proteins from one Streptomyces sp. NBC_00289 genomic window:
- a CDS encoding sigma-70 family RNA polymerase sigma factor yields MRDDEAAAPAQGAIGSLVHRAVDGDEQATHDLLAHVHPLALRYCRTRLSRLPGDARHFVEDLAQEVCVAVLLALPRYKDTGRPFEAFVFAIAAHKVADLQRAAMRHPGSTAVPSDEMPERPDDSLGPEERALLSSDAEWAKKLLANLPENQRELLLLRIAVGLTAEETGQMLGMSPGAVRVAQHRALSRLRALAEQ; encoded by the coding sequence ATGCGCGACGATGAGGCGGCGGCCCCTGCCCAAGGGGCGATCGGTTCGCTCGTCCATCGTGCCGTCGACGGGGACGAGCAGGCGACGCACGACCTGCTCGCCCATGTACACCCCCTCGCGCTGCGCTACTGCCGCACCCGTCTGTCCCGGCTCCCGGGCGACGCGCGGCACTTCGTGGAGGACCTGGCCCAGGAGGTCTGCGTCGCGGTCCTCCTCGCCCTGCCGCGCTACAAGGACACCGGGCGCCCCTTCGAGGCGTTCGTCTTCGCCATCGCCGCGCACAAGGTCGCCGACCTCCAGCGGGCGGCGATGCGTCACCCGGGCTCGACGGCGGTTCCCTCGGACGAGATGCCCGAGCGCCCCGACGACTCGCTGGGCCCCGAGGAGCGGGCCCTGCTGAGCAGCGACGCCGAATGGGCCAAGAAACTGCTGGCCAACCTCCCCGAGAACCAGCGCGAGCTGCTTCTGCTCCGCATCGCGGTGGGCCTCACGGCCGAGGAGACCGGCCAGATGTTGGGAATGTCACCGGGCGCGGTCCGGGTGGCGCAGCACCGGGCGCTGAGCCGGCTGCGGGCCCTGGCCGAGCAGTAG
- a CDS encoding response regulator transcription factor, whose product MTSVLVCDDSPLAREALRRAVATVPGVERVTTAANGEEVLRRWGADRSDLILMDVRMPGLGGVETVRRLLSADPGARIIMLTVAEDLDGVALAVAAGARGYLHKDASRAELRATVTQALADPTWRLAPRRLRSAEMGAAPTLTAREIQVLEGMSHGRSNAEIGRELFLSEDTVKTHARRLFKKLGASDRAHAVALGFRWGLVR is encoded by the coding sequence ATGACATCCGTCCTCGTCTGCGACGACTCCCCGCTTGCCCGAGAGGCGCTCCGCCGCGCGGTCGCGACCGTGCCCGGCGTCGAGCGTGTGACGACGGCGGCCAACGGCGAGGAGGTCCTCCGCCGTTGGGGCGCCGACCGCTCGGACCTCATTCTGATGGACGTACGCATGCCCGGGCTGGGCGGCGTCGAGACCGTCCGACGGCTGCTGTCCGCGGACCCCGGCGCCCGCATCATCATGCTGACGGTCGCCGAGGACCTCGACGGTGTCGCGCTCGCCGTGGCCGCCGGCGCGCGCGGGTACCTGCACAAGGACGCCTCCCGCGCGGAGTTGCGGGCCACCGTCACGCAGGCCCTGGCCGACCCGACCTGGCGGCTCGCCCCGCGCCGGCTGCGCTCGGCGGAGATGGGCGCCGCGCCCACGCTCACCGCGCGTGAGATCCAGGTCCTCGAGGGCATGAGCCACGGCCGCTCCAACGCGGAGATCGGCCGTGAGCTGTTCCTCTCCGAGGACACCGTCAAGACGCACGCCCGGCGGCTCTTCAAGAAGCTCGGCGCCTCGGACCGGGCCCACGCCGTGGCGCTCGGGTTCCGGTGGGGTCTGGTCCGCTAG
- the guaB gene encoding IMP dehydrogenase, which translates to MTANVDGVPGKFATLGLTYDDVLLLPGASEVLPNAVDTSSRISRNVRVNIPLLSAAMDKVTESRMAIAMARQGGVGVLHRNLSIEDQVNQVDLVKRSESGMVTDPITVHPDATLGEADALCAKFRISGVPVTDGNKKLLGIVTNRDMAFESDRSRQVREVMTPMPLVTGHVGISGADAMELLRRHKIEKLPLVDDAGVLKGLITVKDFVKAEQYPNAAKDSEGRLLVGAAVGASPEALERAQALAEAGVDFLVVDTSHGHNSNALNWMAKIKSSVHVDVIGGNVATRDGAQALVDAGVDGIKVGVGPGSICTTRVVAGIGVPQVTAIYEASLAARAAGVPLIGDGGLQYSGDIGKALAAGADTVMLGSLLAGCEESPGELQFINGKQFKSYRGMGSLGAMQSRGQGRSYSKDRYFQAEVASDDKLVPEGIEGQVPYRGPLANVLHQLVGGLRQTMGYVGAASIEEMETKGRFVRITSAGLKESHPHDIQMTVEAPNYSRNK; encoded by the coding sequence ATGACTGCGAACGTCGACGGAGTGCCCGGAAAATTCGCGACACTCGGGCTGACCTACGACGACGTGCTGCTGCTGCCGGGCGCATCCGAGGTGCTCCCCAACGCGGTCGACACCTCGTCCCGCATCTCGCGCAACGTCCGGGTGAACATCCCGCTGCTCTCCGCGGCGATGGACAAGGTCACCGAGTCCCGCATGGCGATCGCGATGGCCCGGCAGGGCGGCGTCGGCGTGCTGCACCGCAACCTCTCCATCGAGGACCAGGTCAACCAGGTCGACCTCGTGAAGCGCTCCGAGTCCGGCATGGTCACCGACCCGATCACGGTGCACCCCGACGCCACGCTCGGCGAGGCCGACGCGCTGTGCGCCAAGTTCCGCATCAGCGGCGTCCCGGTCACCGACGGCAACAAGAAGCTGCTCGGCATCGTCACCAACCGGGACATGGCCTTCGAGAGCGACCGCTCCCGCCAGGTGCGGGAGGTCATGACCCCGATGCCGCTGGTCACCGGCCACGTCGGCATCTCCGGCGCCGACGCCATGGAACTGCTGCGCCGCCACAAGATCGAGAAGCTTCCCCTGGTCGACGACGCGGGCGTCCTCAAGGGCCTCATCACCGTCAAGGACTTCGTCAAGGCCGAGCAGTACCCCAACGCCGCCAAGGACTCCGAGGGCCGGCTGCTCGTCGGTGCCGCCGTGGGCGCCAGCCCCGAGGCGCTCGAGCGCGCCCAGGCCCTCGCCGAGGCCGGTGTGGACTTCCTGGTCGTCGACACCTCGCACGGACACAACAGCAACGCCCTCAACTGGATGGCGAAGATCAAGTCGAGCGTCCACGTCGACGTGATCGGCGGCAACGTCGCCACCCGCGACGGCGCCCAGGCGCTGGTCGACGCCGGCGTCGACGGCATCAAGGTCGGCGTCGGCCCCGGTTCGATCTGTACGACCCGCGTCGTCGCCGGCATCGGCGTCCCGCAGGTCACCGCCATCTACGAGGCGTCCCTCGCGGCCCGTGCCGCCGGCGTCCCGCTGATCGGCGACGGCGGTCTCCAGTACTCCGGCGACATCGGCAAGGCGCTGGCCGCCGGCGCCGACACCGTGATGCTGGGCAGCCTTCTCGCGGGCTGTGAGGAGTCTCCGGGCGAGCTGCAGTTCATCAACGGCAAGCAGTTCAAGTCGTACCGCGGCATGGGCTCGCTCGGCGCGATGCAGTCCCGCGGCCAGGGCCGGTCGTACTCCAAGGACCGCTACTTCCAGGCCGAGGTCGCCTCCGACGACAAGCTTGTCCCCGAGGGCATCGAGGGCCAGGTGCCCTACCGCGGCCCGCTGGCCAACGTGCTGCACCAGCTCGTCGGCGGCCTGCGCCAGACCATGGGCTATGTGGGCGCCGCCTCCATCGAGGAGATGGAGACCAAGGGCCGCTTCGTCCGGATCACCTCCGCGGGCCTCAAGGAGAGCCACCCGCACGACATCCAGATGACGGTCGAAGCACCCAACTACAGCCGCAACAAGTGA
- a CDS encoding GuaB3 family IMP dehydrogenase-related protein yields MTEIEIGRGKRGRRAYAFDDIAVVPSRRTRDPKEVSIAWQIDAYRFELPFLAAPMDSVVSPATAIRIGELGGLGVLNLEGLWTRYEDPQPLLDEIAGLDVDTATRRLQEIYSAPIKEELIGARIKEVRDSGVVTAAALSPQRTAQFSKAVVDAGVDIFVIRGTTVSAEHVSGSHEPLNLKQFIYELDVPVIVGGCATYTAALHLMRTGAAGVLVGFGGGAAHTTRNVLGIQVPMATAVADVAAARRDYMDESGGRYVHVIADGGVGWSGDLPKAIACGADSVMMGSPLARATDAPGRGHHWGMEAVNEELPRGKKVDLGTVGTIEEVLTGPSHIPDGSMNFFGALRRAMATTGYSELKEFQRVEVTVADSQHKR; encoded by the coding sequence GTGACTGAGATCGAGATCGGGCGCGGCAAGCGCGGCCGCCGGGCGTACGCCTTCGACGACATCGCCGTCGTCCCCAGCCGCCGTACGCGGGACCCGAAGGAGGTCTCGATCGCCTGGCAGATCGACGCCTACCGCTTCGAGCTGCCCTTCCTGGCCGCCCCCATGGACTCGGTCGTCTCGCCCGCCACCGCGATCCGTATCGGTGAGCTCGGTGGCCTCGGCGTACTGAACCTCGAAGGCCTGTGGACGCGGTACGAGGACCCGCAGCCGCTGCTCGACGAGATCGCCGGGCTGGACGTGGACACCGCGACCCGCCGTCTCCAGGAGATCTACTCCGCCCCCATCAAGGAGGAGCTGATCGGCGCGCGCATCAAGGAGGTGCGCGACTCGGGCGTGGTCACCGCGGCCGCGCTCTCCCCGCAGCGCACGGCGCAGTTCTCCAAGGCCGTCGTGGACGCGGGCGTGGACATCTTCGTCATCCGCGGTACGACCGTGTCGGCGGAGCACGTCTCCGGTTCGCACGAGCCGCTGAACCTGAAGCAGTTCATCTACGAGCTCGACGTCCCGGTGATCGTCGGCGGCTGCGCCACGTACACCGCGGCCCTGCACCTGATGCGCACGGGCGCGGCGGGCGTCCTGGTCGGCTTCGGCGGCGGCGCCGCGCACACCACGCGCAACGTGCTGGGCATCCAGGTCCCGATGGCCACCGCGGTGGCCGATGTGGCCGCGGCCCGCCGCGACTACATGGACGAGTCCGGCGGCCGGTACGTGCACGTGATCGCGGACGGCGGTGTCGGCTGGTCCGGCGACCTGCCCAAGGCGATCGCCTGCGGCGCCGACTCCGTGATGATGGGCTCCCCGCTCGCGCGCGCCACCGACGCGCCCGGCAGGGGCCACCACTGGGGCATGGAGGCGGTCAACGAGGAGCTGCCGCGCGGCAAGAAGGTCGACCTGGGCACGGTCGGCACCATCGAGGAGGTCCTCACCGGCCCGTCCCACATCCCGGACGGCTCCATGAACTTCTTCGGCGCCCTGCGCCGCGCCATGGCCACCACCGGCTACAGCGAGCTCAAGGAGTTCCAGCGCGTCGAGGTGACGGTGGCGGACTCGCAGCACAAGCGATAG